One window from the genome of Fulvivirga lutea encodes:
- a CDS encoding acetyl-CoA C-acyltransferase yields MKEVYIVSAVRTPIGSFGGSLANIPATKLGSIAVKGALEKAGIDAKEVNEVYLGNVVSSGLGQAPARQAAIGAGIGYNVPCTTVNKVCSSGMKTVMLGAQSIMLGINDVVVTGGFENMSSVPYYLPNARFGYKYGNGQLVDGLMHDGLWEVYNGFPMGNCADNTAKEMNISREEQDEYAINSYKRSAASWEAGRFKDEIVPVEIPQRKGDPIMFSEDEEYKNVNFEKIPGLRPVFSKEGTVTAANASTINDGASSIILVSEEKLKELNLTPIAKIRGFADAAQEPIWFTTAPALAIPKAIKNAGISKNDVDFYEINEAFSVVALANNKQLELDASKVNVNGGSVSLGHPLGASGARIMTTLTSVLKQNNAKIGVAGICNGGGGASAIVIENL; encoded by the coding sequence ATGAAAGAAGTATATATCGTTTCAGCAGTGCGAACTCCAATAGGAAGCTTTGGAGGTAGTTTAGCTAATATTCCAGCTACAAAATTAGGCTCAATAGCTGTAAAAGGCGCTTTAGAAAAAGCGGGCATAGATGCTAAAGAGGTTAATGAGGTGTACTTGGGTAATGTGGTCAGTTCAGGTCTTGGACAGGCTCCTGCACGTCAAGCGGCAATAGGTGCTGGTATTGGCTATAATGTACCATGCACAACTGTAAACAAAGTATGTTCTTCAGGTATGAAAACGGTAATGCTCGGTGCACAGTCAATCATGCTAGGTATTAATGATGTAGTAGTAACCGGAGGTTTTGAAAACATGTCGAGTGTGCCTTACTACCTGCCAAATGCAAGGTTTGGTTATAAGTATGGAAATGGACAGTTGGTTGATGGCTTGATGCACGATGGCCTTTGGGAGGTTTATAACGGTTTCCCAATGGGTAACTGCGCTGATAATACTGCTAAAGAAATGAACATTTCCAGAGAAGAGCAGGATGAATATGCTATCAATTCATACAAAAGAAGTGCGGCTAGCTGGGAAGCAGGGCGGTTCAAAGATGAAATTGTTCCTGTAGAAATTCCTCAAAGAAAAGGTGATCCTATAATGTTCTCTGAGGATGAAGAATATAAGAATGTAAACTTTGAGAAAATCCCTGGCTTAAGACCTGTTTTCTCGAAGGAAGGAACAGTAACAGCAGCTAACGCGTCAACCATTAATGATGGTGCTTCTTCAATTATTCTAGTGAGCGAAGAAAAATTGAAAGAGTTAAACCTTACTCCTATTGCTAAAATAAGAGGGTTTGCTGATGCGGCACAAGAGCCAATTTGGTTTACAACAGCTCCTGCTTTAGCGATACCAAAAGCTATTAAAAATGCAGGTATCAGCAAAAATGATGTTGATTTCTACGAAATTAATGAAGCATTTTCTGTTGTTGCTCTGGCTAACAACAAACAGCTCGAACTGGATGCTAGTAAAGTAAACGTAAACGGTGGTTCAGTATCTTTAGGTCACCCACTTGGTGCATCTGGTGCTAGAATTATGACTACTTTAACAAGTGTATTAAAACAAAACAATGCAAAAATAGGTGTTGCAGGCATTTGCAACGGTGGCGGAGGTGCTTCGGCCATTGTGATAGAGAATCTGTAA
- a CDS encoding tetratricopeptide repeat protein, whose protein sequence is MKSILATILSIALFGGFNDIATVNELKNRAKKAYNSGDYEKALGHYIMLTDSLGVKDENITLNLANTYYKLNDTTAAINNYSNVLSSKDRSIKTVAHQQLGIINNKNKKFEEALSHFKESLKADPTNEESRYNYELLKKILEEQKKQQDQNKDQQNKDQNKDQQKNKDQEQNKDQEQNKDKQNEDQQQEDQKNKEGEQKDEKEKGEQEKKKEQGEEDEQKKEQKPEEQEGKPEEEKPANQDPSFSEKLKEMNISEEKAKMILEAMKNNEIQYYQQNKRKAKKKKDPDKPDW, encoded by the coding sequence ATGAAGTCAATTCTAGCAACCATATTATCTATTGCACTTTTTGGTGGTTTTAATGACATCGCCACAGTTAACGAGCTTAAAAACCGGGCAAAAAAGGCCTATAATTCGGGAGACTATGAGAAAGCTCTTGGCCATTATATAATGCTCACAGACTCACTTGGTGTAAAAGATGAAAACATAACACTCAATTTGGCAAACACCTATTACAAATTGAATGACACCACTGCGGCCATCAATAATTACTCTAATGTTTTAAGCAGTAAAGATCGATCGATAAAGACGGTTGCCCACCAACAGCTTGGAATTATTAATAATAAGAATAAGAAGTTTGAAGAAGCACTTAGCCACTTCAAAGAATCTTTGAAAGCAGACCCTACTAATGAGGAATCAAGATACAACTATGAACTCCTGAAAAAAATATTGGAAGAGCAAAAGAAGCAGCAGGATCAGAATAAAGACCAACAAAACAAAGATCAAAACAAAGATCAGCAGAAAAATAAGGACCAGGAGCAAAATAAGGATCAGGAACAAAACAAAGACAAGCAAAACGAAGATCAGCAACAAGAGGATCAAAAAAATAAAGAAGGAGAACAAAAAGACGAGAAAGAAAAAGGGGAACAAGAAAAGAAGAAAGAGCAAGGTGAAGAAGATGAGCAGAAAAAAGAGCAGAAACCTGAAGAACAGGAAGGAAAACCCGAAGAGGAAAAACCAGCTAACCAAGACCCTTCATTCTCTGAAAAACTAAAAGAAATGAATATTTCGGAAGAAAAAGCTAAGATGATTTTGGAAGCTATGAAAAACAACGAGATTCAATATTATCAGCAGAATAAGAGGAAGGCAAAGAAGAAAAAAGACCCGGATAAACCTGACTGGTAG
- a CDS encoding vWA domain-containing protein encodes MNWLYTISTTELAIIAIFCILYIAYILRVMNTSFKLGVGFEKVFIKAILRFIVFALLIVALLGPSFGESKREVKSVGKDIFLLVDLSQSMNASDIQPTRLEKLKFELKNIIESFSSDRLGIIIFSSEAFMQSPLTYDQNALNLFVETLHTNLVPNAGTDFGPPLRMALEKLNEDESPLTSQKSKIILLISDGEDFGESTEDIANDIADQDIKLFTLGIGTERGSKILTRNGYKKDRNGNDVVTKLDSRSLKNLANNTDGQYFEINETNNDINRLINKINTIEGELRDTKQVDVSANRYYYFLMAALLLLFIDIITNVKVIRI; translated from the coding sequence ATGAATTGGTTATATACAATTTCAACAACTGAATTAGCAATTATTGCCATATTCTGCATTCTATATATCGCCTATATCCTCAGAGTAATGAACACTTCATTTAAACTAGGTGTGGGCTTCGAAAAAGTATTTATCAAAGCAATACTAAGGTTTATAGTCTTTGCTTTACTCATTGTAGCATTATTAGGCCCTTCCTTTGGCGAATCGAAAAGAGAAGTTAAATCTGTTGGTAAAGATATATTTCTATTAGTTGATTTATCTCAATCGATGAATGCGTCAGACATACAACCAACACGATTAGAGAAACTAAAATTTGAACTTAAGAATATCATAGAATCGTTTAGTTCTGATCGGTTGGGAATTATCATATTCTCTTCGGAAGCCTTTATGCAATCTCCCCTTACCTATGATCAAAATGCGCTTAACCTTTTTGTAGAAACATTACATACCAATTTGGTTCCAAATGCAGGTACTGATTTTGGCCCACCACTTAGAATGGCTTTAGAAAAGCTCAATGAGGACGAATCGCCTCTTACTTCTCAAAAATCTAAAATTATATTGCTTATAAGCGATGGTGAAGACTTTGGAGAAAGCACGGAGGATATTGCCAACGATATAGCAGATCAGGACATTAAGTTGTTTACCTTAGGCATTGGAACAGAAAGAGGAAGTAAAATTCTCACCAGAAATGGCTACAAGAAAGACAGAAATGGAAACGATGTAGTCACCAAACTAGATTCCAGGTCTTTAAAAAATCTGGCTAATAATACAGATGGACAGTATTTTGAGATCAATGAAACTAATAACGACATAAATCGATTAATCAATAAAATAAACACCATTGAAGGTGAACTTAGAGATACTAAACAAGTTGATGTATCTGCCAACAGATATTATTACTTTTTGATGGCAGCACTACTGTTACTTTTTATCGATATCATCACTAACGTGAAAGTGATTAGAATATGA
- a CDS encoding transposase yields MKQRKSIRLPFYDYSWPGQYFITIVTKFREEHFGLPHRSTTQEEALRDIVENTWQEIFDANCQSLSHVLMPNHFHGVIEITNQENDQPIDHLDIKQRRRMKLSKLIGKFKMTSSKTINDYFEQQEGTRPFKWQPNYFERVVRNDRELDNIIRYIEDNPLKWEADLLHNKYPIKENDAMKHFMNSFSISKDDS; encoded by the coding sequence ATGAAACAGAGAAAATCTATAAGGCTTCCTTTCTACGATTACTCCTGGCCTGGACAGTATTTTATCACAATAGTCACAAAATTTAGAGAGGAACATTTTGGATTACCTCATCGATCAACTACTCAGGAAGAAGCTTTGAGAGATATTGTTGAAAATACGTGGCAAGAGATTTTTGATGCCAATTGCCAAAGTTTATCACATGTACTTATGCCCAACCATTTTCATGGGGTAATTGAAATCACCAACCAAGAAAATGATCAGCCTATTGATCATTTAGATATTAAGCAGCGCAGAAGAATGAAGCTATCTAAGCTTATAGGAAAGTTTAAAATGACTTCTTCTAAAACAATAAATGATTATTTTGAACAACAAGAAGGAACACGGCCATTTAAATGGCAGCCGAATTATTTTGAGAGAGTGGTGAGAAATGACCGTGAGCTAGATAATATCATTCGATACATTGAAGACAATCCCTTGAAGTGGGAAGCGGATTTATTGCATAACAAGTATCCTATAAAAGAAAATGATGCTATGAAACACTTCATGAACAGTTTCAGCATCAGTAAGGATGATTCATGA